From the genome of Saccopteryx leptura isolate mSacLep1 unplaced genomic scaffold, mSacLep1_pri_phased_curated manual_scaffold_84, whole genome shotgun sequence:
tctctcggtctccatctctctctctagaaCACGCCACgcctttcttcccccttccttcttcagGCCGCGTGGGCCTCCTATGGCCCCCTGGACCCCGTGTTCTGTGTCCCCGCAGCCCGGCTGGCTCACCTCCTCGATGTCTGTGACTTTCTATAAATAAACTCCCTCTTCTAATGAGAGCTCTCGGATCCAGAGTCTCTCCTGGTGGAACTCGAGGACTGAGGTCCACGCTTGGGAAACTCCCGCAGCGCCCACCCCCTGCACTGCGGCTGTGCGGCGCTGCCCCGATGCTGGACACAGCCCCTGCCCGCCCCCCAAGCCCCCAGCACCTCACGTCTCCAGCACGCTCTCTGATGGACACACCCAGTGTCCTGGAGACTGGGCTCCTGTGCTCAGGAAGGTTCCACCGAGAGTGCGTGGACAGTGGGTGCCCCAGGCAGGAAGGCCCCACCTGCAGGGCGTGGCAGCTCCTCCTCCGTGGCCTGCCTTCTCCCCAGACCCCTACGGCCAGGCCTGACACCCAGCGGGGACAGAAGAGCCCTCTTGAAGCAAGCTGCCCCAGAGGAAAGACTCACAGACACGGGTCACCGGCCAGACAGACGACACAGGCTGTCGGGAACAGAGTGGCCGGAACTACCCCAGTGGCACCTTGGTCTCTGCGTGGAAACGGTCGGCCACTCAGATTCtgcattgttgggcaaatgagtgttaaatttgtgttttttgagtttgctcacttttattgttaaaaatggtgctgggcagcgaggggtatgtgatctgtgaaattgcaaattaccttcctgctcggGAGGGGCTGtggttttgctaatgtttgctggagggggGGTCTTTTGTGGGCCTaggcagttttgcagggagagcccAGAgcatgcagggtgctgaagacgaagccagtgtgtgcagagagagagggaaggtgtgcagatggggaaccggagctgaggggctttgggagccctactgaggcttgggGGGGCCtctgattccaggaggaaccggagaaggcTCTCCTGGTGGGGGatccggagaatgtgtcagtggctttgggagccctgagtgagagggaagtgttttccctgcccgtttgctcattggctggtgcgagacttgaataaaggaacagCTCACcatcttttggctccactgtttcttcacCGTCTGtcagaatccaatgagaacctacaCGTCCATGGTGGCAGCGGCCCCTGGTCCTACAGGCGTCAAGCCCAGCTCTCCACTCAGACGCAGCTTGGTTCTGGTTCTGGGCAGTTCTCTGGGCCTCTCCCACGCTTGCATCTGTACTCTGCAGCCCTGTCGACCTGCCTGTCCGCTCTGTAAGGATCAGAGATGGCCACTTCCTGGGAGACCCCTCACTCTTAGCTGACCGCTCATGTTCCCGGGTGGTCTGGGTTCCCAGGCCCTCACCAGCCCACCCCCTCCAGACCCTCTCCAGGGTGACCGACACCCCGTGCTGAAGAGCCTCCTGAGCGAGATGAAATACCCCCGGTGTAATCCCAGCCGAGGGAGCATGAGCTTGTGTCCTCCCACACTCTGGGCCCTATACTCCTGTTGATACAGCCTCACAATGCATCAGCTTTTCTTTCAGAAGCCTATGTGTTGCTAATTAGTCCTCCTGATCAATGTACCAGGCTGTCCTGAAGCCCTAGAGGTTAGGGGACAGGGTGCTGTGGCTCTCCCCTTGATCTGGCCCAGCTCCGAGGAGTGGGGGGGGTGCTGACTGTGGTGTAGGACACTCAAAGTTGGCGGTTCATGATCAGGGCTCGTAAGTCAGTGCCTGAGATGCTCCGTGTCATTGCTTCAGGGATCCTGTGGGAGCACCCCCCCCAGCTCCACTGCGCTGGGCACCCCATGaggcaggaagaagagggaaTGTGTGTGCCCCCAATCCCAGCCACCCTCAAGGGCCAGCGAGGTGGGGCCCTGTGCATCCACAGGAGGTGGGCAGGTCCTTGAGAACAGAGCGGAGTGCTTCCTCCACTCCGGGGGACCCTGCAGAGGCCCCAGGAAGGGCGGTCTCCCCCTCTGGCTGCTTTAATTTCCTCCCCGGCAGAGAGGATGGCCGCAGGGCTCAGCCCGACTGGCCGACTGACCTGTGCTGGTTCCACAGCAGCCGCCCCTCAGCTCAGAGGAGCCTCTCAatcctcccctttctctgtttttccttaAGATGCTTTgtgaaataatgttttctttgttctctcttttttgttgttaacgattttattgattgattttgatagggaggagggggggctggtgagcaggaagcaggaactctcctctgtgccttgacctcgggcgagcctggggtttcgaactggtgacctcagcgttccggggTGGCGCTCTGTCCATTGAGCGACTGCATCCGAATCCTTCTTCACACGGGGTCTGTGTGTCAAGGTGCTGGCCAGAGCGACCTTGGGACCGAAAGCTCTTCTCTGGTGCTGGTCCACACCGGCCATCTGGggccccctcttctctgtcttacgatgctggggtgggggtagggggtggggctgCTGGAGCTGAGCCCCGGGCGTGATTCTGCCTGTTCTCCTGATTCTGAAATGTGGCCCCAAGGACAGGGCCAGACAGCTGTCCTCTGCCCCGGGCAGCCTGTCAGCGCAGCGGGCTCGCCGTCCTAGGGTCGGAGTAACTTCAACATGGTTTCGTTGAAAACCACACCCTCGAGGGTCAGGAGGGTGGAAGTCGGGGACTGGAGACTGTCCCCGGAAGGGCAGGGTTGTGATGACAGCaggcagagtgtgtgtgtgtggggggtgggtgggtgttgGAGGACCAGCGTGAGGTGCAGACACGTGGAAAGGCTGGTTGCACGGAGCAGGGGTGTGGGGAGTTTGAGGGAGCACTTGATGGGGTTAGCGGTGACCCCCTGAGCCAGGGGCCCCTGGGACGGCATCGGCTGCACACCCACGAGGCCGACCCTGCCTGGACAGGCCTCCCCTCTCAGTCCCGTGACAGAGCGGGAGAACGGAGCAGCGAGGCTGTTTGGTGCCGGAGGACACGTAGGTAGCAGGGGACAGAGCTGGACTTTTTGAATCCAGGGCCACCTTGGACCAGCACCCCACAGCAACTCTGGAAAGCCCTGGTCATTCCAGCTTGAATTGGGGTGCCCGACCTCATCAGACAGGCCTGGGAGGTGTGGCCGCCACACCATCCTGCCTAACTGGGCACCCAGCCCTCGCCTCCACTAGGCAGGGCTCCAGGCTTTCCTGAACAAAGcatggtgtgggggggggggcttgaggCTTGACAGACCCTGGCCACCTCCTCACAGCTCCTCTCGTCCCCACCCACTGCGTCTGTGCAGCCTCTGCGAGGGGCCCAGGGGTCCTGGCCTGCACTGGCAGGAGGAAACCAGGCTgcccacacccaccagacttcAGGTGGGCCCTGGAGGGTCACCTGGGGAGATGGCCCTGGCTCTCCCACCGTGCACGCCTGGGCAGCTCACACAGCCGTCCTGGGTCAGCCCGATGGACAGCTTTATTGCTGCCCCAGTGGGTCGGCAGCACCCAACATGTGCCTCCTGCCCCCATTGCTCAGGAGCACCAGGCTTTGGACACAGCAAGTGGACAGCCCCTTCCCAGGGTCCCCGGGGACGGCCTCGCTCAGGCCCAGACCTCTTGCCTCTGTCCCTGTTCATCTTCCGTCCCGGGAGTGTGGTTGCTGCCTTCCCAGGTCCcgtgcctgggccatccctgcccaGCAGAGCTCCTGGACAGTGTCCACTGTGGCGGTGACCTCAGGGCCCATCCTGGGGCTTCTCCCGGCGGACCACAGGCCTCCCCTAGCAGGTCACACCTCCCAGAAAGCCCCAGACCTGGCCCCCCCGCACCCCTGTGCTCACCCCCTAGGCTACAGTCATGCACAGAGAATTCTGGCTCTTGCGGACCTGGGCATCGGGGGGCCTGGCCAGTGTGGACGCCTCCTGGAACTCCTTGGCCATGTAGTAGTAGCAGATGGCGTCCAGGCAGCAGTTGGCGTCCGAGATCCGGCTGGTGACGTAGATGGCGTAGTGGACGGCGCAGGTGTGCAGGCCCGTGGCCAGACGCCAGGTCAGCGCCACGTGCAGGGGCAGGAAGCAGACCACGAACACAGCCAGGTTCGTGCAGACCATGAGGACGGCCTTCCGGGTGACCTCCGCCTGGCCGGGGTCGGCGGCCGGCCTCCGGCCCAGGGCGGTCACCAGCTGCAGCGAGCAGAAGCCCAGCACGGCCAGCGGCAGGTAGAAGCCCAGCAGGGAGAGAGCCTCGCTGGGCGGGTTGTGCCGGGCGGGGTTCCTGAAGCAGAAGCCGCCCTCCTGGTCCTTCAGGGCCCAGCGGAGCAGCAGGGAGCCCACcaccagcacccagagccccgCGCACACGGCCCAGGCCCGCCGCGGCGTGCGGAGCCCCCGGGCGCACAGCGGGTGCCGCACGGCCAGGTAGCGGTCGACGGCAATGGCCaccaccaggctgatgctcatgTACCGGTTGGCCATGTAGACCCCCTGGGAGAGCTGGCAGGAGGGCGTGTCCCCGGCGCTGCGCCTCAGGGAGTAGAGCATGAAGGGGAGGGCGCAGAGCAGGCAGAAGTCGGCCACGGCCAGGTTGACCATGTAGACGTGGGTCTCCGTCCAGCGGCGCAGCCGGCAGCAGAAGACCCAGAGCGCCAGGCCGTTGAGCAGCAGGCCCAGCGCCAGCAGCACGCCCAGGTAGGCGTAGCGGATGTATCGATACGTGAGCGGCGAGGGCCAGGTGAACTCGCAGGTGCCGTTGTGGGTCATGGTCctggggctgcaggaggagaccgggggtgaggaggaggacgGGAGGCACACGGGGCCCCGGGGAGCAGAGGTGAGCGCCCACCCTACATCCTGGAGCCCAGTACTCAGCTTCCTAAAGAAGCCACAGAAACCGTCAGGAGCTGTGAGGCCCCTCTGAGGCCCCCTCCGGCCAGACCGCTGCCCTGCCCGCTGGACGAGGGGATAAACCAAGGCCTGTGGAGCCGGGTGGGCCCAAGGTCGCACCCTCAGCCAGCCCAGGCCTCGAACCAGACCCCTGCCCTTCTCTGCAGGCCTTTCCTCATGGGCCCCACTGCTgctggacagagaggaaggcaggagaagcTCGCTGTCCACCTCCTGTCCAGCTGAGCTGAGCCCCGCTGCTGCTgggcagagaggaaggcgggAGAAGCTCGCTGTCCACCTCCTGTCCAGCTGAGCTGAGCCCCGCTGCTGCTGGGCAGAGAGGGAGGCGGGAGAAGCTTGCTGTCCACCTCCTGTCCAGCTGAGCTGAGCCCCGCTGCTgctggacagagaggaaggcgggggaAGCTCGCTGTCCACCTCCTGTCCAGCTGAGCCTCGCTGCTGCTgggcagagaggaaggcaggggaagCTCGCTGTCCACCTCCTGTCCAGCTGAGCCTCGCTGCTgctggacagagaggaaggcgggagAAGCTCGCTGTCCACCTCCTGCCCAGTTGAGCTGAGCCCCGCTGCTgctggacagagaggaaggcgggagAAGCTCGCTGTCCACCTCCTGCCCGGCTGAGCCGACTCTCAGGACAGGGAGCCCTGGGACAGCGACTGCAAGGCAGGCCCAGGACAGAGCCTGGTGGCCTCTGCCCCCTTCACGCCCACCCCGgacctggctgcaggaggtgccCACATGTGACCCCCACCTGCACCTCAGCGGGGTGGTCAGCATCCACCCCCCCTGGCCACTCCTGGCCGCAGAGGCCCAGGACAGCAGGAGCAGCTGGGACTCCTCCCCCGGCATTCTggtttccccctttccctcctgccctcctACCGAGCGCACGCCTCACCGGCCCTGTGCCGGAGACCCCATCCCAGGCCCCatcagggggagggggtgggactgCCTCGAGCTCACTGAGGTCAGAGCGGTGAGggcgctctgccctccaggcccAGACAGGCCTCAGGGTGGCACTGGACCACGTCCattttgtcatcatcatcatcagaacCCCCCGcggcctgcctccccctcccccgcccacactgcctctctcccccccccccgactaCCCTCCACCACGCATGCAGCCTGCCAGGCCGGGGCACCTGGTCAGGGCTCTGGTCCCCAGGCAGTGACACTGGACTCTGAGACGAGCTCTGGACTCCCCCCCGGGCTGGACCAACCCCAGGCGCCCCTCCTAAGGGCCTTGCCGGTGTCCCACGCGGCAGGGTCTTGGCACAGGTGCATGAGGCCCCGGGCACACGCCTGCCATGCctccacccagccccccacctcgGTTCCTCTGGCTGGAAGGTTCTGGCGTTGGGGCgtggcctccctccccccaagagCATCAGCTTTCTGGGGGCTCCCTGCCCTTTAGATGGAAGATGGAAGGCGGTCCGTCCACCTGGGGGGGAAGGTCCAGAACCAGGCTGGGCTTCCCATCCCCCACACAGGAAGGGGAGAAGTATCCAGAACCAGCGCCTGCAGAGTCATTAGGGTCATTAGCGCCGGGCGGCGGCCCCCTGGGAGCCTCCAGACACAGAACGTTAGAGAAGCAGGAGCCGATTTCAGCCAGAAGCAGTGATATTCCATCAGCTACGCCATCCGGTCTCTTTTGAAGTGTAAAGCGGCACGTTGGCCACAAGGACAATCTCACGAGCCTCGTCCCCGTGCGGGAAACCCCgatacgccccccccccccccgtgacctCGCTCCTCGCTGGTTCACGCCCTATCCTGTCACCCCACTGCGCCCCAGGTCCTGGGGTCCCTCGGAGTCTGAGCCAGGCCAGGCTCTGCAGACGCCCCCAGAACCCCCTGGAACCAACTGCTGGGAGCCCCCCTTCCTGCCCACCCTGCTTCCCAGCTGCCCCCACCCAGGGGCACCCGTGACCTGCCCGGCCAGCTCTGAGAGCCGCCCCCCCCAAACGCGGCTGCACAGAGTTCACACGGCCGGCTGGGATGACCGCCCGGGGGCCCTCGGCTCCGTCTTCTCGGGTGCCTTCCAGGAAAGCTTGGGAAGTCAAGGCCTGGGTCCTGCCCACATGGCCGCTGCGTACCCCTACCCTGTGCCCAGCCCCCGGATGGGGACGTGTGTCCAGGACAGGGACCCCAGCTGGCCTCCCGCTCAGGTGTGCAGGGCTGTCCCTTGCAGCCACCAGGTGCGGCCACAGCCCTGGGGCAGCTGGGGCCCCACGGCAGGAGCGGGTGCTCAGAGCGCTCCGCTGTCAGGTGCCCAGCTGTTTCCGTGGGGGGGGACGCTGTGTGGGAAAGGGGAGCAGGGCCCCCGACTTCCTCCTCAGGCCGCTTCCCACACGGGAAGTGGGGAGCCGCTTGGCATCTGCCCCCAGACACCCGAGCATTCCCCTGCAGAGAAAGCGTGCATGCTGCAAGGCGACCCCGGGCACGCCACAGCCTCCTCCAGCCCCCGCCccgtctctgcccccccccccgacttcCTGCCCGCCCTGTCAGCCGGCTGCCCCTCCTCAGAAGCTTCCCTTCCAGGTCTCAGATGCCCCCGAGTTCCCCGGGGTCCCTGGGTGTCCTCCCTGTGAGGCCTCTGCACTCCGAGCCCTGCCTGCCTGCGTGCATAGCAACCTTTCCTGTGGACCCTACTCGGGGTCCTGTGCCCTGGGACAGGAATTGCTGAATTACGTGGGAGCGCCCGTCTTACTGCTTCTGAGAATGCGCCCAAGCCCTGGGACAATCCAGCTCAGGCCAGGCCCGCCTGGGCAACCCCACTGACCCCCTGGGTGGGATCCGGGGAGGACAGTGGTGCCAGGGCCCCCGTAGAGGCCTCCAAGGCTGGTACCCCACCTAAGAAACACCCCAGGATCCAGGACTGGAGCACATGGAGGAAAACCAAAGTGTCACAAAACGAAACGAGGgtatggaggaaagggaaccctcatgcactgttacGCTGGCGGGATTGTAAACAGGCGCAGCCAACATGGAGGACAGGGTGGAGGACAGGGTGGAGGACAGGGTGGAGGACAAGGTGGAGGACAGGGCGGAGGGCAGGGCGGAGGGCAGGGCGGAGGACAGGGCGGAGGACAAGGCGGAGGACAGGGCGGAGGACAAGGCGGAGGACAGGGCGGAGGACAGGGTGGAGGACAGGGTGGAGGACAAGGTGGAGGACAGGGTGGAGGACAGGGTGGAGGACAAGGTGGAGGACAGGGCGGAGGACAAGGCGGAGGGCAGGGTGGAGGCTCCTCAAGCAGGAAGACGGGCACTCCCACGTAattcagcaattcctcttctgagaATGCGCCCGCAAAATAAATCTGTACGGACCCCCAGTTCACtggagcattattcacaatggccaagagaTGGAAGCCACCTACACGCCCATCAGAAAGGCGAGGTGGTAAAGAGGAGGTGGTACACATAGGcggtggaatactacacagccaggAAAAAGATGGAATACTGCCATTGgcaacaacatggacggacctcaATAGTATCAGGCCGAGTCAAATCAATCAGACAGAAGAGGACAAAGACCGTGCAATTccattcatatgtgggatatatataaaacagaaggCAACAAACTAACAAAACGAACAGAAACAAAGTCACAGACACAGACGGCAGCACGGCAGTCATGGGGGCGGGATGGGCAGGGGATGAAGAGCATAGAGGGGGTCAGATattggtgacagaaggagactagatTCTGGTCAGATTATAATCTTGTAACCCTGAAAGTTATATGATGTTATttaccaatgttaccccaataaattaattaaaaaagaaaacaaaacgaaaagtttctcctgaccaggcggtggcacagtggatagaggtcgacctgggatgcagaggacccaggtttaaaaactCAAAGTCgcctgagatcatggacatgaccccaaggtcgttgacttgagctcaaggtcactggcttgtgcaaggggtcacttgctctgctgtagtccccccacaagtcaaggcacatatgagaaagtaatcaatgaacaactaaggtgtcgcaacaagaaactgatgattgatgcttctcatctctctccgttcctgtctgtctgtccctgtctgtccctctctctttctcactaaaaaaaaaagtttcacaaaACAGACCTCACTGAACAGCAAACACAGAACTGAGATACTTTCTGTTTCAGTTCTGTAAATGCTCATCACCACCCACAAAGTGGACTTCCGAGTCTGAATAAGGTGACAGTTGAGGCCTCGGGCCACCCTGACCCTCTGAGCTGCAGCCACAGTCACAGAAGAGGGTCCCCATTCCAGACCAGCGCCCCTCCCCAGAGCTCCTCCGTCAGGAGAGTCCTCTGAGATTCTCAGCCCCTATACTCCTGAGACCCCCCACGCTGAGACCCCCTCTCGCCGCCCTAACCCAGCTCTGAGACTCCGGGCCCTGGGGTTGTCGCTGGCCTGCAGTCAGTCTCGGCCCCCGGCTGCGCCACCTGCCCGCCCCCCAGGCTGCGGGACTGAAGCCCTCCTTGGagcaggcgggcgggcgggcaggcgggcgggcgggcaggcgggcaggcGGTGGGCGCGCTGAGGGCAGCACAGCAGAGGGATGGAGGCCGTGCGCTCCCCGCCCCTGCCCGCCCAGAGCCATCTGGGGAGTTTCCAGGAAGGGAAGTGAGAGCCCAGCACTGTGACAACATCTCCAGGCGCCCCGCACGCTTGTCATGAGGACACTCGCCCTAGGACAGCCCGCCAGCCAGCGGGACCAGACCGTGCCACCTGCAGAGGCGCCtcgcccagccctgcccccacgtCTCCGGAAGCCTCCGTTCAGcatcctggggggggggcgctTGCTCACCGCACCGCACTCccatccacacacacactcacagccaCGCTGATGGGTGACCGCCACCATGCCTGGAGGCACAGCCGTGCACGGCCGACTTCCTGCCCACCCTGTCAGTGGCTGCCCCTCCTCAGACGTCTCCCTTCCAGGTCTCAGACGCCCCGAGTTCCCCGGGGTCCCTGGGTGTCCTCCCTGTGAGCCCTCTGCCCTCTGAGCCCTGCCTGCCTGCGTGCACAGCAACCTTTCCTGTGGACCCGACTCGGCCCCTGCGCGCGAGGGCAGGACCTTGTCTCCTCAGCCTCCTCCCTCCGAGTGCCTGTGGGCAGCACCTCTCTCCCTGTGgacggagggggggggagggcgagCTCTGAGCCCACCATCTCACAGATGTGAACCTGAGGCCCAGTGTGGGGAGTGGCCGTGGACTCCTGaccctggggccagtgctccGCGCCCAGAGGCACCTGAGGAGGGGCCTgctgtcccctctctcctccgCAGACCCCCCAGGAGGCATAGCCCCCAGCCCCACGGGGGTCTCCCCcggcctctccctccccctgcctggcCTCCTCCCCACCTGTTTCTAGCACCCTTTCCACTCTGTTTTCTTCATACAATATGGTTTTtgcacagttgacccttgaagaactcggggggaggggaggttggaGGTGCTGACCCCCCCACAGGTGAAAATCCACGTGGAAGTTTTACTCCCTGTAGAACTCCATGAGTGCCAGCCTGCGGTGGGGCCAGAGCCCTGCCGGTCACGGAGTCAGCTGGCACCCTCTGCGTGTCCTGGGCATCAGGGGCTGTGTTCCTACAACAGGGTAAACTAGACTAGAGAACGGAAACCGCACTAAGAGAATCAGAAGGAAGGGAAAATACACTTAgaatatttattggaaaaaaaaaaaacccaccctgCCTGTCAGGGGCCCGCACAGCTCAAACCCGTGCTGTTCAAGGGTCTGCTTGCGGCTGGGACCCCGCCTGCCCATGGACATGTCCAGCTGGGCACAGAGTGGTGCCTCAAGAAAGCCTATTAACCAGTCGGGGCCCTGACAGCAGGGAAGCCCAGCCAAGGACCGTGCCGAGGGCGGAGCGGGGCTCGTGGGTCCCAGCAGGCTCTCCCCAAACAGCGGTGGCCACAGGCTCAGGCGCATCTCTGCCCCCTGGGCTGCCTCGGGGTCTCCGAGGCCTGGCCACGCCGGGCAGGCTTCAGGCTCCACCCCGGGCCCATTCCCTCCTGGCTGGGCCAGTCTCAAAAGCACAGCGATGACTCTCCCCTGAGGCGGCCTGGCGGGGGGCCAGTCTTCACGGTGCTGCCAGCAGCCGCCAGGACACCCGGGAGCTGTCACCGGCCTCCCCCCCATGCCCCCCCGACCCCTTGCTGCAGGTCCAGAGCCCCGTCCGGCCTCCCACCTGCCGGGCCTGGCAGAGTGCATGGAGCCGGCTTGTGTGTGGGGTCAGGTGCAGGTCGGAGGGGGGCTCCTCCCGCCCCTTCTCCTGAGCTCCGAGAAGAAAGGGCTGCAGGGCTGAGAGAGTCGTGACTCATCGCTGCTCTGTCTGCACGGACCTGGGAGGGGATTGCCCCGGGGCCGGCGGAGCCACACCGAAGGCGTCTGAGGGGCGCGACCCCAGGCCTTCACCCCCACAGGCAagccctcctgcctgacccctgctcAGACGTCACACGCAGCCCCTGAGACCCCACACTGCTTGCTCGCTGGCCCCTGCCCGCAGGCAGGCTCTCAGCCAATGTGCCCCGACGTGGGTGGGTGCCCGGGGGACGAGAGTGGGGGGTCGGAGGGGCCACAGGTGGGGGCCTCCAGCAGCACCCCCCCAGGGCCTGGCTGAGCCTGAAGGCCCCCTGGTCATGAGGGGTCATGAACAGGTCAAGGAGGAGGTGTGTGAGAACAGATTCGTTTGAGGGGTGCATCTGGGGCTCTCTGCCTGTCCCGGTCTATACCCCAATCCAGCCCCTCCAGAGCCACAGACACTCACAGACCCAGCGAGGTGACCCGCCAGAGCCACAGACACTCACAGACCCAGCGGGGTGACCCGCCAGAGCCACAGACACTCACAGACCCAGCGAGGTGACCCTCCAGAGCCACAGACACTCACAGACCCAGCGAGGTGACCCTCCAGAGCCACAGACACTCACAGACCCAGCGAGGTGACCCGCCAGAGCCACAGACACTCACAGACCCAGCGGGGTGACCCTCCAGAGCCACAGACACTCACAGACCCAGCGAGGTGACCCGCCAGAGCCACAGACACTCACAGACCCAGCGGGGTGACCCGCCAGAGCCACAGACACTCACAGACCCAGCGGGGTGACCCTCCAGAGCCACAGACACTCACAGACCCAGCGAGGTGACCCGCCAGAGCCACAGACACTCACAGACCCAGCGAGGTGACCCACCACGGCACCACCCCGCCCTGCCCAGCCGTGGGTCCTCCCTCAACAGCGGCCAACCCAGCCCGAGCCCTGGGACACTCCAGCACAGGGCTCAGCCGGCTCCTGTGAACACCCCGCCCCAACCCCCGTCCTGTCCCACTGGTGCCCGCGGGAGCTGTCACCCCAGCCTGTGGATGCTCAGAGCGTCTGGCAGATGACAAACGTGCCCCACCCGCTGGCTCCCCCTCGGCAGGACGGCCACAGCGCAGCGGGACCACAGCGAGCGCTGGCCGGGGGCCGGGGGAGGCTCTGCTGGGCACTGACCCAGAGCCCCGGCCACCCCTGCTGGGCTCACTCACCCCGACAGCTTCTGCTCCCGGCTCCCAGGAACCGCCTGCTCTGGGCTCTCAGGAACCGCCTGCTCTGGGCTCCCAGGAACCGCCTGCTCTGGGCTCCCAGGAACCGCCTGCTCTGGGCTCCCAGGAACCGCCTGCTCTGGGCTCCCAGGAACCGCCTG
Proteins encoded in this window:
- the GPR35 gene encoding G-protein coupled receptor 35 gives rise to the protein MTHNGTCEFTWPSPLTYRYIRYAYLGVLLALGLLLNGLALWVFCCRLRRWTETHVYMVNLAVADFCLLCALPFMLYSLRRSAGDTPSCQLSQGVYMANRYMSISLVVAIAVDRYLAVRHPLCARGLRTPRRAWAVCAGLWVLVVGSLLLRWALKDQEGGFCFRNPARHNPPSEALSLLGFYLPLAVLGFCSLQLVTALGRRPAADPGQAEVTRKAVLMVCTNLAVFVVCFLPLHVALTWRLATGLHTCAVHYAIYVTSRISDANCCLDAICYYYMAKEFQEASTLARPPDAQVRKSQNSLCMTVA